Below is a genomic region from Thermoanaerobaculia bacterium.
GCAGGCTCTTGAACACGTAGTCGTACAGGGCGCGCGCGATCTCGACCGGCTCCCGCCGGCCGCCGGCGATCTCGTCGGCAAGCGCCTTCATGCGGCCGTCGATCGGCACCAGCCGGTCCGCGCGGAGGAAGCGGGCGACGGATTCCGGGGAAACCGCGGCGTCGTTTCCGGCGTAGTCGCGGCGGGTAACGCGGTAGCGGATCGTGAAGTGCGCGGACGCTACGGAAGGATTGGCCAGCTCCGCGTACAGGATTCGGTTTCCGTATTCGGGATCGCGGGTCTCGACGGTCGGAACGGGCCCGGTCGTGCCTTCGAGCGTGACCGTCTGGCTATCGCCGGAAACGGCCTCGGGAATCCAGATCCTCGCTTTCCTGGCCCCGGCAGGCAGCCCGGTCAACGCGACGTCGTACGTGAACGCGAACGTCCGGGACGCCGCGGGAGCGGACTCCTTCTCTCCGCGAGCGGCGGCCACCGCCAGAAACGCCGCGACAACGACACCCACACCGAGCCGGCCGATCAGCATCTTCATCGTTTCCCCTCCGCGCGCGGGATTTTCGCACGAGTTGTCATCCCGTTTCCGGCGCGGCTTTATTCATCCTGCCGATCGTCTCGGTGGGAACGCCCCGGCGCTAAACTCCTCCCCTGTCATACGAAACCGACTCTCCGGACACCAAGAACCCCGAGGAACCGTGAGCACGGCCATTGCGATGGAACGAGAGGACCTGGAACGAGAGCTCGAGGCGCTGCACGCGGCGAGCTTCCGGTGGGCGCTGTCGTGCGCGCGAGACCGCGCCGAGGCGGAAGACGCGCTGCAGGCGGCGTACCTGAAGGTGCTCGACGGCCGCGCGCGGTTCGAGGGGCGCTCGAGCTTCAAGACATGGCTCTTCGCGGTGATCCGGAGAACGGCCGCGGAAGAACGGCGGAGCTTCTGGCGGCGGCTGATGGCGCGCAACGGCGGGATCCCGGAAGCGTTCGCCGATCGGGGACCCGATCCGTTGGCTTCGGCCGGACGCGCCGAGGACGCCGCCAGGCTAAGGGGCGTGCTCGGCCGGCTCCCGCGCCGGCAGCGCCAGATGCTCGAGCTCGTCTTCTCGCACGACCTGACGGTCGAGGAGGCGAGCGCAACGCTCGGGATCGGCGCGGGTTCGGGCCGAATTCACTATCACCGCGCGAAGAAGCGGCTGCTCGCACTGCTATCGGAAAGGAAGAAACCATGAACGAGATCGACGATCGCGAGCTGAAAAGGCTCTTCTCGGAGCTCGCCCGCGCGGAGGAACGATCGGCGCCGCCGTTCCGGCGGCCGGCGGAGAACGCGCGACAGCCTCGGCGCGTCCGCCGGCCTCTCGTCTTCGCCGCGGTTGCAGCGGTCGTCGTCATCGCGGCGGCGGCGTCGCTGCAGTGGTCGAATCGCCAGGCGGCGCCGCCTGCCGGACGCGCGGCTTCGACCGTCACGATCG
It encodes:
- a CDS encoding transglutaminase domain-containing protein, whose amino-acid sequence is MKMLIGRLGVGVVVAAFLAVAAARGEKESAPAASRTFAFTYDVALTGLPAGARKARIWIPEAVSGDSQTVTLEGTTGPVPTVETRDPEYGNRILYAELANPSVASAHFTIRYRVTRRDYAGNDAAVSPESVARFLRADRLVPIDGRMKALADEIAGGRREPVEIARALYDYVFKSLRYDKTGTGWGRGDAVWACDARRGNCTDFHSLFIALMRAEKIPARFEIGFPLPAAAAEGEIPGYHCWAEFHVDGRGWIPVDISEAWKAPGLHDYFFGHLDANRVQFSIGRDIVLSPRQQGEPLNYFVYPYVEVDGKPSAATTTLTFRNVG
- a CDS encoding RNA polymerase sigma factor, with the translated sequence MSTAIAMEREDLERELEALHAASFRWALSCARDRAEAEDALQAAYLKVLDGRARFEGRSSFKTWLFAVIRRTAAEERRSFWRRLMARNGGIPEAFADRGPDPLASAGRAEDAARLRGVLGRLPRRQRQMLELVFSHDLTVEEASATLGIGAGSGRIHYHRAKKRLLALLSERKKP